One part of the uncultured Celeribacter sp. genome encodes these proteins:
- the rocF gene encoding arginase, producing MTRTQTTRSSKIIGAPIETGASQRGCLMGPASLRTAGLITTLQALDWEVEDLGDVQIAPQDETAHPNAAVHNLAETSAWIAALEPAAYAAARDSDLPIFMGGDHSMSAGTVPGVTRYAQDCGQPQFVLWLDAHPDLHTLESTESGNMHGTPVAYYLGQAGCEAYPPLSAAIAPENMCFMGIRSVDEAERLRIRDLGLEVHDMRTIDEHGVLVPLRGFLERVKAANGRLHVSFDVDFLDPAIAPAVGTTVPGGATFREAHLIMETLCDSGLVTSLDLVELNPFLDERGRTAKLLCDLTASLFGRRVLDRMTRSFG from the coding sequence ATGACACGCACACAGACGACACGCAGTTCTAAAATCATCGGCGCGCCGATTGAAACCGGCGCCTCGCAGCGCGGTTGCCTCATGGGACCCGCCAGCCTGCGCACGGCGGGACTGATCACCACTTTGCAGGCGCTCGATTGGGAGGTCGAGGATCTCGGCGACGTCCAGATCGCGCCGCAAGATGAGACGGCACATCCCAATGCTGCGGTTCACAATCTCGCAGAAACCAGCGCCTGGATCGCAGCATTGGAACCCGCGGCCTATGCAGCCGCGCGTGACAGCGATCTGCCGATCTTCATGGGCGGCGATCATTCCATGTCAGCGGGCACCGTGCCCGGTGTGACGCGCTATGCGCAGGACTGCGGCCAGCCGCAATTTGTCCTCTGGCTCGATGCGCATCCCGACCTGCATACGCTGGAAAGCACCGAAAGCGGCAATATGCACGGCACGCCCGTGGCCTATTATCTGGGGCAGGCGGGCTGTGAAGCCTATCCGCCGCTCAGCGCCGCGATCGCCCCGGAGAACATGTGTTTCATGGGCATTCGTTCGGTCGATGAGGCAGAGCGGCTGCGCATTCGCGATCTGGGACTGGAGGTGCATGACATGCGCACCATCGATGAACATGGCGTTCTGGTGCCGCTGCGCGGGTTCCTGGAGCGTGTGAAAGCCGCCAACGGGCGTCTTCATGTGAGTTTCGACGTGGATTTTCTCGACCCTGCGATTGCACCGGCCGTGGGCACAACCGTGCCCGGCGGCGCCACATTCCGCGAAGCCCATCTGATCATGGAAACCTTGTGTGACAGTGGCTTGGTGACCTCTCTTGATCTTGTGGAGCTGAACCCTTTCCTTGATGAACGCGGTCGCACAGCAAAGCTGCTGTGCGACCTGACGGCCAGCCTGTTCGGTCGTCGCGTTCTGGACCGTATGACCCGGAGCTTTGGATGA
- a CDS encoding ornithine cyclodeaminase — MTHRPDPSELAPSALAYVPFVSVANMMKIVHHVGIEEFLKELAEYIEADFKRWPEFDKTPRVASHSQDGVIELMPTADAENYGFKYVNGHPKNMREGFQTVTAFGVLSSVSNGYPILLTEMTVLTALRTAATSALVGKYLAPSDATCMAMIGNGAQCEFQALAFRAICGINRLKLFDIDPAATRKAERNLVAQGFDVTTCGTAEEAVTGAQVITTCTADKQYATILTDNMVGSGQHINAIGGDCPGKTELHKDILLRADIFVEFPEQTRIEGEIQQLDADHPVQELWQVMCGTAPGRRDDKQLTLFDSVGFAIEDFSALRFVHDKAVGTEFVEPLDMLADPDDPRDLFGMVIRAK; from the coding sequence ATGACCCATCGACCTGATCCCTCAGAACTGGCCCCGTCGGCCTTGGCATATGTGCCTTTCGTCTCCGTCGCCAACATGATGAAAATCGTCCATCATGTTGGTATTGAGGAGTTTTTAAAAGAATTGGCAGAGTATATCGAAGCCGATTTCAAACGCTGGCCAGAATTCGACAAAACGCCCCGCGTGGCGTCGCATTCGCAGGACGGGGTCATCGAATTGATGCCCACGGCGGATGCTGAGAACTACGGCTTCAAATACGTCAACGGCCACCCGAAGAACATGCGTGAGGGCTTTCAGACCGTTACCGCATTTGGCGTTTTGTCATCTGTTTCAAATGGGTATCCGATACTTCTCACAGAAATGACGGTGCTGACAGCGCTGCGCACGGCAGCCACATCCGCGCTTGTCGGCAAATATCTTGCGCCCAGCGATGCTACATGTATGGCGATGATCGGCAATGGTGCGCAATGTGAGTTCCAGGCGCTCGCGTTTCGTGCAATTTGCGGCATCAACCGTTTGAAACTCTTCGATATTGATCCCGCAGCGACACGCAAAGCCGAGCGCAATCTTGTCGCACAGGGCTTTGATGTCACCACATGCGGAACCGCCGAAGAGGCTGTGACCGGCGCCCAGGTCATCACCACATGCACAGCAGACAAACAATATGCGACGATCCTGACCGACAACATGGTCGGCAGCGGCCAGCATATCAACGCCATCGGCGGCGATTGTCCGGGCAAGACAGAGCTGCATAAAGATATTTTGCTGCGAGCCGACATTTTCGTAGAGTTTCCGGAACAGACGCGCATCGAAGGCGAGATCCAGCAGCTCGATGCCGATCATCCGGTGCAGGAACTCTGGCAGGTAATGTGCGGCACGGCGCCAGGCCGTCGCGACGACAAGCAGCTGACGCTGTTCGACAGCGTTGGATTTGCGATCGAGGATTTCTCCGCGCTGCGCTTTGTCCATGATAAGGCGGTGGGCACAGAGTTCGTCGAACCGCTCGACATGCTGGCAGACCCGGACGATCCGCGCGATCTCTTTGGCATGGTGATCCGCGCAAAGTAG
- a CDS encoding mannitol dehydrogenase family protein, which yields MKLCNATLTQLPEGVERPRYDRSALTPGIVHIGLGNFHRAHQSWYLHRLMQQGRALDWAILGAGVRPYDQAMRDKLLSQDCLTTLIELDPGGSRVEVVGAMIDYIPIEEGNGALIARLAQSDIRIVALTVTEGGYFIDPATKGFDVTHPDIQHDVENPMQPRTAFGAMVAALKLRRERGVGPFTGQSCDNLQGNGDILRQTVVSLARLSDPKLADWIDATCTFPNSMVDCIVPATGDKELEMAAQAGIDDLVPVTHENFRQWVIEDNFCAGRPDWDLAGATFSDDVHAYETMKIRILNGGHQVISDPGELLSVAHISECMAHDKIAALFRKVEMEEIVPHVAAVPGMTPEAYVNLIERRFSNPEIVDTTRRVAFDGSSRHPGFVIPSIRDGLAKGMSVKGLALVEAIWARMCEGSREDGSEIAPNDPLWDRLKTTATEAKDDPAAWLSMRQFYGDLGEEKKFAQDFATYLRLIWSEGVVAAIDAYLAG from the coding sequence ATGAAACTCTGCAACGCGACTTTGACGCAACTGCCGGAGGGGGTCGAACGTCCCCGCTATGACCGCAGCGCACTGACCCCGGGGATCGTGCATATCGGGCTCGGGAATTTTCATCGTGCCCACCAGAGCTGGTATCTGCACCGTTTGATGCAACAAGGCCGCGCGTTGGATTGGGCCATTCTGGGCGCGGGCGTGCGGCCTTATGATCAGGCGATGCGTGACAAGCTGCTCTCACAGGATTGTCTGACGACGCTGATCGAACTGGATCCCGGCGGATCGCGTGTCGAAGTCGTGGGGGCCATGATTGACTATATTCCGATCGAAGAGGGCAATGGCGCTTTGATTGCGCGTTTGGCCCAGTCCGACATTCGGATCGTCGCGCTGACGGTCACGGAAGGCGGCTATTTTATTGATCCGGCGACCAAAGGCTTCGATGTCACGCATCCGGACATCCAGCATGACGTTGAAAACCCGATGCAGCCGCGCACGGCGTTCGGGGCCATGGTCGCGGCTCTCAAGCTGCGTCGGGAGCGCGGCGTTGGTCCGTTCACCGGCCAGTCCTGCGACAATCTACAGGGCAACGGCGATATTCTGCGCCAGACCGTGGTCTCTCTGGCGCGGCTGTCTGATCCGAAGTTGGCGGATTGGATCGACGCGACCTGTACGTTTCCGAATTCGATGGTCGATTGCATCGTGCCGGCGACCGGCGACAAAGAGCTTGAAATGGCGGCACAGGCCGGGATTGATGATCTCGTGCCAGTGACGCATGAGAACTTTCGCCAATGGGTTATCGAAGACAACTTCTGCGCAGGACGCCCGGACTGGGATCTTGCAGGGGCGACGTTCTCTGACGACGTGCATGCCTACGAGACAATGAAAATCCGCATTCTCAACGGCGGACATCAGGTGATTTCCGATCCGGGAGAACTCCTGTCAGTGGCGCATATTTCCGAATGCATGGCGCATGACAAAATCGCCGCGTTGTTTCGCAAGGTGGAAATGGAAGAAATCGTGCCGCACGTCGCCGCGGTTCCGGGCATGACGCCGGAAGCCTATGTCAATCTGATCGAGCGCCGGTTTTCCAATCCCGAGATCGTCGACACGACGCGACGGGTGGCCTTTGACGGTTCTTCGCGCCATCCGGGTTTTGTCATACCCTCCATTCGCGACGGGCTTGCCAAAGGCATGTCGGTCAAGGGACTCGCGCTCGTGGAAGCCATCTGGGCCCGTATGTGCGAAGGAAGCCGCGAAGATGGCAGCGAGATCGCCCCGAATGATCCGCTATGGGATCGTCTGAAAACGACAGCAACAGAGGCCAAAGACGATCCGGCTGCATGGCTTTCTATGAGGCAGTTTTATGGCGATCTGGGTGAAGAGAAAAAGTTCGCGCAGGACTTCGCAACATACCTGCGCCTGATCTGGTCAGAGGGGGTTGTTGCGGCCATTGATGCCTATCTGGCTGGGTGA
- a CDS encoding L-iditol 2-dehydrogenase, whose amino-acid sequence MTRLIGKTALITGAARGIGRAFAERYVAEGARVAIADIDLGRAEAAVQEMGEAAIAVEMDVTSLDSIRGAVAKTVAELGQIDILINNAAIFTAAPIVEITPEDYQRVFDINVKGTLFTMQAVADHMIARGQGGRIINMASQAGRRGEALVAVYCASKAAVISLTQSAGLDLIQHGINVNAIAPGVVDGEHWDGVDAFFAKHENKPLGQKKKEVGEAVPFGRMGRAQDLTGMAVFLASEDANYIVAQTYNVDGGNWMS is encoded by the coding sequence ATGACACGGCTGATCGGAAAAACCGCGCTTATCACGGGTGCGGCCAGAGGGATCGGGCGGGCCTTTGCGGAACGCTATGTTGCGGAAGGCGCCCGTGTCGCCATCGCGGATATTGATCTTGGGCGCGCCGAGGCGGCGGTGCAGGAGATGGGTGAGGCCGCGATCGCGGTCGAGATGGATGTCACCTCACTCGACAGCATTCGCGGTGCGGTCGCGAAGACCGTCGCAGAACTGGGGCAGATCGACATTCTGATCAACAATGCCGCAATCTTCACCGCAGCGCCGATTGTCGAGATCACCCCAGAGGACTATCAGCGTGTTTTTGATATCAACGTCAAAGGCACGCTGTTCACCATGCAGGCCGTGGCCGATCACATGATCGCGCGGGGGCAGGGTGGCCGGATCATCAATATGGCCTCGCAGGCCGGGCGCCGCGGAGAAGCCCTTGTCGCGGTCTACTGCGCGTCCAAAGCTGCGGTGATTTCGCTGACCCAGTCCGCGGGGCTGGACCTGATCCAACACGGCATCAACGTCAATGCGATCGCGCCAGGCGTTGTGGATGGTGAGCACTGGGACGGTGTCGATGCGTTCTTTGCGAAACACGAGAACAAACCGCTCGGCCAAAAGAAGAAAGAGGTCGGAGAGGCCGTGCCATTCGGGCGGATGGGCAGGGCGCAGGATCTGACCGGCATGGCGGTCTTCCTGGCTTCCGAGGACGCCAATTATATCGTCGCGCAAACCTATAACGTCGATGGCGGAAACTGGATGAGCTGA